In the Triticum aestivum cultivar Chinese Spring chromosome 2B, IWGSC CS RefSeq v2.1, whole genome shotgun sequence genome, AGAGTGTGTTCACTCTCTTTTTAGTCAGGTTATGtaatgctccaaagagtgctatttTTTTTACCATCCCTAAAGAATATGAAAGTTCATGTACAGTGATGTGTTAGTTTTTTTTTTGGCACAGTTTACCTTAATGATCGGTGCAAACCTACAATTCATGCAAATCCATATGAGAAATCATATTGTACATGCTGAATTGATAGTGTTTTCATCTCCATCATAAAATTCGCGCCCCTCAGCAATAGCCATGATTATATTATTTGAAAAAAATACATGATAATATCTGTTACACTtgaaaatacttattgttgggatGGATCTACTCATGTATGTTTTAAATCCTTCAAAAATTCACGCAGCAACATGCGGGCTATTATCTATTTAGGCATATGTCTCTATAATGATAGGCGGCGTGCAAATCATGTGCAATTTACTAGTATGTGCTAGTACTAAAATTACATCGTCGTGCGTGCGTTGTCGTTTTGGCCGGTCTTATAGAAATGCATGCAACAAATTTGGCATATATGGAGCTCTAATAGATCATGGCCTCACAATCATAGCACCCGACCATTGGCCATCGGCTTCGCCTAAATATAAACATAATGCAACGCTGGCATATATCTCGATCAACACAAGCATTGGTCGTCTGTCACAACTCACAAAGAGAAATTGACAACAAGATGGCCGCCAAGCGTGAGGCTAGCGTTGCCGGGCAGCTGCTCGTCGTCGCCCTCACCATAGTGGTGGTGGTGACCCCATCATCCATGCCGGTGGCCAGGGGGGAGGCGAAGGCCGCTTGCCTCAGCGAGTACTCCAAGCTCTGCGGCAAAGACGAGAAGAAGGACGCGGCGTGCGCCACCATGGTCGAGAAGGCCTGCGGCACCGAGCCCAACAGCGTGGCCTTCATCGAGCGCTTGTTTGCCGAGCTCGCCACGGTCGGCCAAAAGAAGCGCGAGTCCAACACCCAGCCCACGTCCGGGGGGCAGGACGCCCTGAACGGGTCCGTCGACAAGCATGGCGGCTGCCCCGGCAACAAGACGGTCTATGCATTCTCCTCCCATTGCGCCGTGGACTGCGACATGGCATGCAAGGATCCTGCTTGCTCCAACCGCTGCTACATCGACTGCCCCTACACGGCCGCCAGGTTCGGCTACATCATGGCCACCCCGGCCAACAAGAAGGCCATCGACCAAGACATGGACTGCTTCAAGCGTTGCGCAAAGGAGAAGGATGCCACGAATGACAAGTGCCTTGTTTCATGCAAGCTCATTTCTCCTGCCCTCGTCTCCGCCCCGCCCCATGCCACTTGAAAATGCATTTGCTCTACATTCATGTTATCACATGTACTCATATCTCGACTCAAAGAATAAAACATGTATTCATATCTCTCCTTATCTGAGCTTTTCTTCTATGGCGAGATGGTGGAGGATCCGCGGCGGCGAATTTTTGAGGGAGAGAGATGTGATAGGGAGGAAGGGGTTGCGGGAGATGGGGGCATGGAACATAGTAGTAATTCTTTTTAAATTCGTGTGTATCAGAGGTAGGGTGAGTCACGCGGGGTGGAGGGACCGTACATGTGGAGGGGGTCGAACCATCaggacgacgacaacaacgaccgCATATCCCCCTTTAAGTAGTAGAGAAGATCATCATTCTTTGTTGTCTAATTACGCAGAGAATAGATAATATAGAAGATAACTTTATAATAGATATGAATACTCTTGACTTCTGGATAATGGTCTTTTCAAACAATAATAGTTGATTCGATGATGACTGAATTCTTGGCCTACTTTAATTACAACCTCCAACTCCAAAACCGGTTAGTACACAACCTTTAACTTAAAGAAAAAAAGACAGCTCGGTGCACGTACCTTCCGCTT is a window encoding:
- the LOC123039886 gene encoding uncharacterized protein gives rise to the protein MAAKREASVAGQLLVVALTIVVVVTPSSMPVARGEAKAACLSEYSKLCGKDEKKDAACATMVEKACGTEPNSVAFIERLFAELATVGQKKRESNTQPTSGGQDALNGSVDKHGGCPGNKTVYAFSSHCAVDCDMACKDPACSNRCYIDCPYTAARFGYIMATPANKKAIDQDMDCFKRCAKEKDATNDKCLVSCKLISPALVSAPPHAT